The Acipenser ruthenus chromosome 25, fAciRut3.2 maternal haplotype, whole genome shotgun sequence genome has a window encoding:
- the LOC117413932 gene encoding coiled-coil domain-containing protein 3-like: protein MGPFFALISLSCLGMLLGCQLPQDWRPQTESCRAELAEIIVFAKVLALHKDSYSVYNYLPWQYDTDLFYSAEIEMLCDQAWGSMLEVPAGSRFNVTGLGYFPCYSYSVVENNAYYFFLRMDENYNIIPHGVNFQDPIFTDTAENRRMFASLFQFANCSSGTQIETYTPDWEFQEDSRLLCSTVQKALFEEEERVKTLSQKVRSLEKANNHLKDKVKKMKRSIQQAKKESKQEALLIKQQREKEKAVKQDTSKDHLKKPLKKIISNKLKK, encoded by the exons ATGGGTCCTTTTTTTGCATTGATATCACTGAGCTGTTTGGGTATGCTGTTGGGGTGCCAACTTCCCCAAGACTGGAGACCCCAGACCGAGTCCTGCAGGGCTGAGCTAGCGGAGATCATTGTTTTTGCTAAAGTGCTGGCTCTCCACAAGGATTCTTACAGCGTTTACAACTACCTGCCCTGGCAGTATGACACGGACCTGTTTTACTCGGCGGAGATTGAGATGCTGTGCGACCAGGCGTGGGGCAGCATGTTGGAAGTGCCAGCCGGGTCCCGTTTCAATGTCACTGGGCTTGGGTACTTTCCATGCTACTCGTACAGCGTTGTGGAGAACAATGCATATTACTTCTTCTTAAG GATGGATGAGAATTACAACATCATCCCCCATGGAGTTAACTTCCAGGATCCCATTTTCACAGATACAGCAGAGAACCGACGCATGTTTGCCAGCCTCTTCCAGTTCGCAAACTGCTCCAGTGGAACCCAGATCGAAACCTACACCCCGGACTGGGAGTTCCAGGAGGACAGCAGG CTACTATGCTCCACGGTGCAAAAGGCCCTGTTTGAGGAGGAGGAGCGAGTGAAGACGCTCTCACAGAAAGTGCGCTCGCTGGAGAAGGCTAACAACCACCTGAAGGACAAGGTGAAGAAGATGAAGCGCTCCATACAACAGGCCAAGAAGGAGAGCAAGCAAGAGGCCTTGCTGATCAAGCAGCAGCGCGAGAAGGAGAAGGCCGTCAAGCAGGACACGAGCAAGGACCACCTCAAGAAGCCTCTCAAGAAAATAATCAGcaacaaactgaaaaaataa